A stretch of the Lentimicrobium sp. L6 genome encodes the following:
- a CDS encoding triphosphoribosyl-dephospho-CoA synthase has protein sequence MSKELHKILQAREDRAHKRNAIAATANASVSLSLNIPSYPKHNALCRQVFPWIVDELKIHLLAHRVELGTEEMIIDEAGLLYLVAIEESDDLKLLKNITESFESNHSVSRILDVDVYDEQAKPVSSGKKKPCIICKDSSAVECMREGRHDYEELRAKMFSMLEDYKDQHSALEISEKLSELCSRALLYEVSLSPKPGLVDYYNSGAHKDMNYYSFLNSTAALAPLWKDFALAAWKEDVDLSTALSQIRVLGLKAEQRMFAATRNVNTQKGLIFLLGIAVFSISYLTKMAQELSEQNIRNCIRSICQDMVNTELTASSKKQVSHGEKTFQKYGIKGAGARYEAQEGFPVVFETALPFLESHREKLDFQNKETMGELLSQTLLNIMANTNDSNVLYRKGSKIAEELKKLASEALLNKDNYNKLASFCSEEQISPGGSADMLAVTMFFYDVKQEIV, from the coding sequence ATGAGTAAAGAACTCCATAAAATACTTCAAGCTCGGGAGGACAGAGCCCATAAGCGTAATGCCATTGCGGCCACCGCAAATGCTTCTGTGAGCCTGAGCTTGAATATTCCTTCTTATCCAAAACACAATGCGCTTTGCCGCCAAGTGTTTCCATGGATAGTGGACGAATTGAAAATCCATCTTTTGGCCCATCGGGTGGAATTGGGAACAGAAGAAATGATTATAGATGAGGCTGGATTACTCTATTTGGTGGCTATAGAGGAGTCTGATGATTTAAAATTGCTCAAAAATATCACCGAAAGCTTCGAAAGCAATCACTCTGTTTCTAGAATACTAGATGTGGATGTGTATGACGAGCAGGCCAAGCCAGTGAGTTCTGGAAAGAAAAAGCCTTGTATCATTTGCAAAGACAGTTCTGCCGTAGAATGTATGCGCGAAGGCAGGCATGACTACGAAGAATTGAGAGCAAAAATGTTTAGCATGTTGGAGGACTATAAAGACCAACACAGCGCCCTAGAAATCTCCGAGAAATTGAGTGAGTTATGTAGCCGCGCCCTTCTCTACGAAGTGAGCTTGTCGCCTAAGCCCGGCCTCGTGGACTATTATAACTCTGGTGCGCATAAAGACATGAACTATTATAGTTTTCTTAATTCTACAGCAGCATTGGCACCGCTTTGGAAGGATTTTGCTTTAGCCGCTTGGAAAGAAGATGTGGACTTATCTACTGCTTTGAGTCAGATTAGAGTTTTGGGGTTAAAGGCAGAACAAAGAATGTTTGCTGCTACCCGAAATGTAAATACCCAAAAAGGCTTAATATTTCTGCTAGGAATTGCTGTATTTAGCATTTCCTATTTGACTAAAATGGCTCAAGAACTCAGTGAGCAAAACATCAGAAATTGCATTAGAAGCATTTGTCAAGATATGGTGAATACCGAATTGACGGCCTCCTCAAAAAAACAAGTTTCTCATGGTGAAAAAACCTTCCAAAAATACGGAATAAAAGGTGCAGGAGCCAGATATGAAGCTCAAGAAGGATTTCCTGTGGTTTTTGAAACCGCACTTCCCTTCTTAGAATCACATAGGGAGAAATTGGATTTTCAGAACAAAGAAACCATGGGAGAGCTCTTATCTCAAACGCTTTTAAATATCATGGCTAATACCAATGATTCCAATGTTTTATACCGCAAAGGCTCCAAGATAGCAGAAGAATTAAAGAAATTGGCTTCAGAAGCCCTCCTCAACAAGGATAATTATAATAAATTAGCCAGCTTTTGTAGTGAAGAGCAAATTTCGCCAGGTGGAAGTGCCGACATGTTGGCTGTCACCATGTTTTTCTATGATGTGAAACAAGAAATAGTTTGA
- the citC gene encoding [citrate (pro-3S)-lyase] ligase encodes MNFEDTDFRYEYLDIENPYDVKLVNNFLKDKGYDYLSEAIDSTVILYNLNDELIGTGSFKNQTLKYVVVADKFRETTAFPLIVSYLSDKILANNKRCFVFTKPETAVLFEGLGFKEITRAEPLFSVLEFGYESIKTYQKNLLKRKVETKTEDVATIVVNCNPFTLGHQYLIEKAAAENEIVYLFVVEEDLSAFPYEARIKMIKEGIAHLDNVVIIGTGPYIVSGAIFPNYFLKLESWNLISEKQAEVDVKIFAQYIVPTLGIKKRYVGTEHYCRTTRAYNEAMKKILPKVGCEVFEVDRKTIGMVTEGENKNCISASKVRLAMKEGRYKEIQDFIPEVTKKFLESPESAEIWEKLKFVD; translated from the coding sequence ATGAATTTTGAAGATACAGATTTTAGATACGAATATTTAGATATAGAAAATCCTTATGATGTAAAGTTGGTCAACAACTTTTTAAAGGATAAGGGTTACGATTATCTTTCGGAAGCTATAGACTCTACAGTGATTCTATATAATTTAAATGATGAATTGATAGGCACTGGTTCTTTTAAAAACCAGACCCTAAAGTATGTGGTTGTGGCTGATAAATTTCGCGAAACCACCGCTTTTCCATTAATCGTATCCTATCTTTCCGATAAGATTTTGGCTAACAATAAACGTTGCTTTGTTTTCACAAAACCTGAAACTGCGGTATTATTCGAAGGCCTAGGGTTTAAAGAAATCACCAGAGCGGAACCACTATTTTCAGTTTTAGAGTTTGGCTACGAATCCATCAAAACCTATCAGAAAAATCTATTAAAACGTAAAGTTGAAACCAAGACTGAGGATGTAGCCACCATTGTGGTCAACTGTAATCCTTTTACTTTAGGTCACCAATATTTAATTGAAAAAGCTGCTGCTGAAAACGAAATAGTATATCTGTTTGTGGTGGAGGAAGACCTATCTGCTTTCCCTTATGAGGCCAGAATAAAAATGATTAAAGAAGGCATTGCACACCTCGATAATGTAGTGATCATAGGAACAGGTCCTTATATTGTTTCTGGTGCCATCTTCCCTAATTATTTCTTGAAATTAGAGTCTTGGAACTTGATTTCGGAGAAGCAAGCCGAAGTAGATGTGAAGATTTTCGCCCAATATATAGTGCCTACTCTAGGTATCAAAAAACGCTATGTGGGAACAGAGCATTATTGCCGAACTACTAGAGCCTATAATGAAGCCATGAAGAAGATACTTCCAAAAGTGGGCTGTGAAGTATTCGAGGTAGATAGAAAAACCATAGGCATGGTCACCGAAGGCGAGAACAAAAACTGTATCAGCGCTTCCAAAGTCCGATTAGCCATGAAAGAAGGCCGCTATAAAGAAATCCAGGACTTTATACCAGAAGTCACCAAGAAATTTCTAGAATCCCCGGAGTCTGCTGAAATTTGGGAAAAGTTGAAGTTTGTGGATTAG